The sequence below is a genomic window from Cygnus atratus isolate AKBS03 ecotype Queensland, Australia chromosome 4, CAtr_DNAZoo_HiC_assembly, whole genome shotgun sequence.
ATGTGCCAGTAGTGCATGGATGCAGGTATATGTCTTAAATGACTGGACAACCGGGGCGCCGCAAATGTTGTTCAGATGCCACAGCCAACATCAGAAGCTGTACCTGCAAAGAGAGGTGTAGCAGCAGTTGTAGGGATGGCTGAACTCCACGAATACCTGAAGAGTGCCCACATCCCAATAATAGAAGAAAGCTGAGTTGCTGTGGGGTTTATTTGTTTGGgttcattttgcttctttgggcttttgttttctgtttttgcttgaATTCCTTAATACAggtcagatcttttttttttttttcttcattctctcaCTTCCCAGACACCATGCCGCCTTAGTGAGAGCCAGGCCTGCGTGGCCAGCGATGAGTACTGGCATAAAGGAGCAGGGGGAGATGCTCTCGGGGGCAGCCCCTGTGCCTGGGCGCTGAGGAGAACAGAGGTGCATGCACTGAGCCTGCACCagcccttccttctccttccctctcgCTCTATCTGAAGTCTGTTGTATATTTGTTCCTTCACGGCTCCTCGTCCTTAGATTagatttctcctttctcattaCCAACCTTAATAGACCCTTCAGACCTCATTCCAGCCCCAGATATTATCTGACCcgtataattaattaattatagcCCAAATATTATAgattattaaaaatagcatAACTAATAGTGTAATATCTCAAGCTGTCGACTTTAATAGTCAACATTGTCTTGGTCTCTCTTATCAGGCTGGGACACCCGGTGAGAATATTGATTTCTGGTAATTTTAACCATCATCTGCCATCCTGATGGGTAATTGTCAGATTTTCACCAGAGTCAGAGCTCATTTGAAATCGTTAAACCGTCGGCAAGGCTCACAGTTGAtcttaatgtttcctttttctcccccttcaaTATGTTTCAgcaacagagaggaaaataaatagaaagagaaagaggaggagagagagagagagagcgctGCCTGCGTGCCAGCCAtctgatttctcttttatttttccctccacaCTCATGGCCCCCGTGGATGCAGCGTATGCCCCCTCCACCACCCCTTCCACCCTCGTTGACTCTTTCGTTAGGACTAAGAATAACAGCGGTACGAAAATAAACGAGATGTTTGTCCCCGCAGCGCCCGTGTGTCCCGGGGGAGGGTGGGGGCGCTTTGCAAACGGGACGGCCCCATTGCAGCTGCAGTCCCCAGCCCGGGGAGGGGGAACAGAAATGGGGAAGCCGTCCCAGCGGGTCTGTCCCCACCCCCCGGGGACGCTTCCCACGTGTGTCCCGGCCGTATCGGGGGCTGAGGCTGCGGGACCTGGGCTTTTGGTAGCCTTGTCCCCCCGCCTCGCCCTGCCCAGCATCCCGGTGGGCGGCCGGGGATGCTGTGGGCGGCGCGCATGCAGCCTCCTGCGGGTCGCTTTTCCGCGATGTGCGTGAAAAAGCGATCTCCCGGCCGGGATAAGTGACAGCGAGGCACTTTATTAGTGTTTTATATAAACTCCCGGCTGCTGGGAGATAAGCGCCTAAACCTGGAGGGGGGTGATGGGCTGTTTAAACGGGGATACGCAGAGATGAGGCTTGAAGGGCGACGAGGGAccgtgggtgctgctgcccccctcTCTGCGGGGTGATACCCTTGGGGGGGGTGACACCCGGGGactgtcccgtcccgtcccatcaGCACCCACCACCCACCTCCTGCCGccccccgggctgcccccgGGCTGCCGGGAGCTGAAAGGGAGCAGGCGAGAGAGAAGGGAACTGTTTAATAGATCCTCCGAGGATTCCCCTAGAGCATTATTTAAACTTCTAATTATGATTCATGTGTGtgataatattaatttaataatcaAGGAGCTGTGCAGGAAGCATTAACCTCAATTAAGCTCATTACTACCCTAACCTGGAATCCCCAGGGCTTTTAAATCTTCTACTATGAGGACCTGACACTGCATTGATAGAGGGCGAGATCTGCTTcagaatcttttctttttttttccccttaaatcaTTTGCCTTCGTGGGTAGAGTTAATTAATTCCCCGACTTGagctcggggtgggggggcagggTTTCCCCGGGGAGGGCCGGGCACCCCGGGGTGACTGCTGGCCCCGGGATGGGGACCAAGGCAGGATGAGACCGAGAGCCTTGTGCGGGGCAGGTCTTGTAGCCctgggaataataataataataataataataataataataaggcaGCAACAACAACGATAATGGTGATGGTGATGATTTGGAAGGAACCCGCTCAGAGGAGGACGGGATGGGTTTTGGAGCCCGGCTGCATTTGGGAACAAAAGGGGGGAGTCGAGCAGCCTGCAGGACCCACCGGGACTTCGGAGGCTCGGTGCAGCCACCGGAGTGACCTTCCCGGCTGCTAAATTGGTGCACGGCGGCGATAAATGCCCGTAATTACCCGGAGTGAGTTCCACGCTCcccggggacggggggggagggatggcgagcaaataaaaagaaatcaggaaagataataaataaaggaggaaaaaaaaaaaaagaggaaaagaaaaaggatcgCTTGCTCTGGAGTTTGCTGAAATCCGATTTGAAATTCGGTGCTAACTGATGAAGCCCGAGGAGAAAAACTGAGCTCGGCTCTGAGCCCCGGCATCCCGGAGCGCCCTGAGCCGGAGGCCTCGGCTCTGGAggctgccaggggctggggagcagcggggagaGCCGGGGCCGCCCGGTCCCGGCAGGGTGCTGGGCTCGTCTGAAGCCGGGGCCGAGGTGCTCAGCATCCTCCCttggggggcgaggggggagAGCCCTCTGCGGGTCCTCCCCGCAAAAAGGGGGCCTTGGAAGCGGCCTCCCCGGGGGAGTCCGTGGCCTCTCCAGGGCGGAGGAGCTGCTCCGGCCAGCGGTGCCTCGGGGCCGTGGAAATATCACCTCCCCGCAGGTATAATTCAGCCTAAGTACAGAGATAACCATCGCTGAGGCCGGGAGGGAGGCTTGTCAAGCCGCCAGGGCGTTCCGCGagtttctgtgatttatttcgGAGAAGGGAACGGCTCCCTGGGAGCCCTGCCCCGAAGTGCACGGGGGTCCGGGGCCAAAATTTGGGGATCCCCCCATCTGGAtggcctccctcctgcctccaaaGGGAGGCTGTTGCTCGTCTCTCCGGcaagagatggaaagaaaggGCTGCCTTCCCTCCGAGAGAGCCGGGACCGCTCACCCGGGCCGAGCAGGGGAGAGATATTGCATGTCACAACTCATCTAGGGCCCCGGAATCAGCGCTAACTTTCTGGTGAACAGATAACCAGAGATGGCAGATGGATGGAGATTGCACAAATGAGCCTCTAATTGACAATCAATTGTGATTAGGAGCAATAGAACATCTTTATAACACTCGATTTAAGCCGCCACCAAACAAAAGCgccgggcgggccggggcccCCGTCGGGAAGGGGTCTCTCGTCTGTGGGGTTTGCTTCCCCCCAAGGGGGGCACATCGGAAAGGGGGGTGCTGGGTGTGGGGTGCTCCCCGCGGCTGTGGCTTCTTCTCCCGCAAGCACCGAGGCCGATGCGGGAATGTGGGTTCGCTTACCCACCCGGGATTCCGCCCCCGTGGGGATTGTCCCTGCCCGGGCCACCGGGAGGAAAGGTTTAATCGCAATTAGGATAAAAATCTGCCGAGGTCTACTGACCCCAGAGATAAGAAATATCCCTACTGCCTCCCACcctccaaaataataataataatttaaaaaaaaaagttcaaatgtAGGTGACTTCGGCAGCAAATCTGATCAAGACAAGCCCTTGGCATCTACCTAACCCACCATCtccttttcataaataaatatcccAGATCTGCGGGCAGAagcactggaaggaaaaattatCCGAAACAAAAAGCCGATGGGAGACAcggccggaggaggaggagagaaagaggagctgcaaacaaacaaaccaccaaagGAGCCCGCAAACAAACCGGCAGACGTGTGGACACGCAGATTAAAACTTGGCTCTGGCTGGATGTTCGCGGCAGCCCCGCCGGTAAGGTcaggaaaagggggagaggTAATTACCTACACACGATCAGAGATTATACATACCATTTCAAGCCAGGAGGTGATTTATAATTTAAAGATAAAGCATAATAAAGTCATAAAAGGGAAAGGACACTGTTGTGGTGTCTGATTAAAATCTAAGGGCTGCTGTATAATATATGAGCGGGGGCTGTTGTGGGCTCCCGCTCAGCGGGACTCCCCTGGGCCCAGCCCGCTGATGGACTAATCATGTCCAAGCCCTACCAAAATTACAAGCTGATTGTTTTACCCATTATTTCTCCCaacttttaatttctgctttctaaagGATCATTGCCCGCGGTAATTGCAAAGGACCTGTCCTTGTATGTGTCACCAGcctcaaagacaaaaaaaaatctaattttccttttatgctttctctattttccttacccccccccccccttttttttttttttttcctggcagctAATTCACACTGAGCAGCGAGTGGAGCGTCCAAAACAAGAATGAAATTGATATGATCGAAGCACACCCGGCTACAACACGTAGGGGAAGGAAATTAGGTAGGAGAAGAAATTCGCCTTTTGTAATTCGCAGCTAATTCGTATTCCCATTGCTTCATTTTCCGTAATTAAGCCCTCTTTTAATAAGagagggattttctttttgttttctggaggtGGAAGTTAGCTCTGGCTGTGGCTTTCCTCCTGCAGGGAGGGAACACACCTTTTCTGCCGGTTACTCGGAATTTATCGATCGCCTTGCTTTGCCTTGCGCCGTTTTAACGTATTAATTTTCTCCCCGCGGTTTCCTGACACTTACATTTGGcgtttaattttaattaattagctaaaggagagagagagagagagaggagcgTGTGAGGGTGCGTGTCGGCGAACacaagccctgctccagccactAAACcataattttctccttttgttctaattttataaaagcagcagggaagggaaacaggtgctgggggctggcacCTCGGACCCCCCCCCACGCGCACACACAATCCCCTTTGATCACCTAACTTCCCTGCCAGGGACGGAAGCCCCCCAGGTTCTCATTTCGTCCCTGTAATATCTCCGTGATATTGATCCCgcaattatttaaaagaaagcgTCATCTCCTCCCACTTCGCCAAATAAGGCTATTTAGATGCTTTCCAGATGAGTGGAGGTGTGCTGAAACAGGGCTGACAGCGAAGTATATCACGGCCAGCACCATCCTTCATTCgctctctccctctgccccctttccccccccccggcgcacACTTTCACCGTGCCTCTCTCTCCCAGCGATGAAGATCGCAGACTATTACGGGCGAGGGATTAATTTGTAGCCAATTACGAGCCGGTGCTAAATATGAATGCATAAATAAGAGCCAGCCTTGCCTCCGTGTGTGTgcgagaggaggaggaggaggagggagggagtaGAGGGGGGGGGCTGGAGTGCCTGGGCAGCCCGGTGAGGATgatgagaaggaagaaggagcagcagagcggAGGCTCGGAGCCCGGCATCACCTCGTGAGTCCCGGCCTCCCCGGCTGGCCTcggagcagccccggggagctgccggagcggggccggggaggagTTTCCAGCTCAACTTCGCcggaggaaggggggggggggggggggggaaggaaaaaaaaaatagaggaggggaaggggggggtgggggggagaagTTGCAACCGAGAGGGGCTCTGCAAAGAGTCATGAATGTGAGCAGAGACAAGGTGGGTGACATCTCCATCCCGGCAGCGGCAGCCGCGGCGGTGACAGCCCCCGCAGCCTCGCTTGGCATCGGCGGGGAGCCCTGCGGCTTGCCCGGGGAAGGCATGGAGAGCCACGGGGAGCAGCGGCTCTCGGCCGGCGGCGAGCTGCCCCTCTACTCCTGCCCTGGAAATAGGGACAGGCAAGGGGACGGGCAGAGCAACACCCCCGGACAagagggggcagcgggggcccTGCCCGCCGTGCACAGAACCACCTCTTTCTCCGTGCTCGACATCCTGGACCCTAACAAATTCAACAGCAAGAGGAGGCAGTGCGGGGGCTTGTACAAATCGGGGGGAGCCCAGTTCCCGCTGGGGGCGGAGGATAAGCCCGAGGACTCAGGGACGGAGCTGGCCGAGCAAAAAGCTCTCGCCGAAGATTTCGACGCGTGCAAGAAGTCCGCGGAGCTCATCAGTAAGTAGTTGGGGGGGACCCCGAGCCCCTCGGggtgggggcagcctggggaaggggctggcatGCTTTTAGGGACCCCTCTTCCTCCTTGGGAGCtcgggggggacacgggggccGTGGGAGCAGCCGGACCGGCCCCGGGAGAACTGGGCCAGGGCCCGGGGATGGGACAAGGGACCGCATCCCACTCTTGCGGTCGAAACTCTCCTGCAccctgctcccacagccccCCTGAACCCCTCCCGAGGCATTTATGACTTTTCTCTATGTTCTTCGCAGCCTTCAAAGcagctctccccttcctccttccccccccccccggcgcgTTGCTCTGGGCGACAGATtcaattttctctctccccttggCTTTTTTAGGACAAATCAGACTAATTGTGACAAAATGCTGGTTATCTCtggaaaaacaattaaattCCTTCGATTACATTTAAGGTAAAATGTGCTTAGCAGCGTAAAGAGGCTGGATAATGGGGGAAATCGCCCCAGAGTGGCATGTAGGACTGCCTGGATCGATATCCTATTATCGAATTGTGCATATCTCTTTCAAGCACCTTGCAAACTCTTCCCTAACATCTAAATTATAGGGTCAAAATTCGGATAATTACTCGATTAAAACCTATTACACTTATTAGGGCTCGCTATTGATCGGGAATTGCATTCGACCCAAGCTCGagattgcttttttctttcttgggtCCAAAATATCCCAACTTTCTCGCCTCTAAACACCGCGACTCTGGGGACAGCGGAGCCCTCCCGGGAAAAGCCAGCCCCCAGGAGAAGTagctggggctgctccgtgCCCTGGGACGGAGACAGGGCTGGCGAGGGGCCGAGGATAAACTTCTCGCAAGGGGGAAAATAATATCTCTGCCTCTGGGGCGGGAGAGGGAGGACTCTGCGCTCTCCGATCCGGCCACAGCGTGActctttcaattaaaattaagcAGGGAAAAAGGGCTGAAATCTCCTCCAGCCCGAGCTTCGTGAAATTTagaagtttttaatttctaaagcaaaagCAGGAGCGGGGCGTTAATAGAATTcaagagacattttaaaaagtggtcTCTACCTGGGGTAATTATTCGTCTAAACCCATCCGGCTTCTGTCATACTAAATAGATCTGTGCGATCAGAAAGACTGACGAGGTCAGCCTATCGCTAATCTTGCACTTTTATCTCCAGACAAGGAGAGAAATGCAACTCTATCGCTTCTTTACACCCAAATACATTTGGAGCCATCAGGAAGCAGCGCTCCGCGCACTGACAACTTTCGCAGGCGCTTCGCACGCTTCGGCCCTTCAGCCCCGacatttaatttcatgtaaAGCGGCAGCAGTCCCGAAGAGATCTGGGACTGCCCGAAAATCACGAAACTTAATGCCCGCATCGTAATTAACGCAAGTTCAATCGGTGCTTTAATTTAGAAGTGTTCCGAAAAGTAGCTCCGGCCGGCAAAGAGCCAACACCCCGAAATGGGAAGGCTTTCTGGCAAAAGGAGAGCGAAATCAGAGATTGTCACAGGTCGCTCGTAAAACTAAGTGATAAAAATAACAGTTAAAACTCCGTATTTAATTAGCATTTAACATCTTCCATATACAAAATCGCACCTTCAGCGCCAATCCCCATCGCCAAATGTATTTGcgctgcatttttctgtttcaagaaaatTTTAGTAAGCTCTTAAATTAAGCCACGGCTGGGATTTCCTACagtttattgggaaaaaaattaaactgttttaacACAACCCGCACATTCCCTGTTCGCTGCGGCGCTGGCACTGAGCTCATCCCGGGTCCCGCAGGGTCGTCTACACGCACTTTTTATGTATTGTTGTTGCAAAAAAATTGTGCACGACGATTTATACCAAGTGCTACAGGTTGGGGATACTCGTCTTCACGCGGTGTGTCAGGCTGGGGAAAACCTGATCCCATTCCCGGGGCCGTGCGGCGGTGGTTGTGCGAGTTTTGTTTGCCGGTTTGAACAGGAATCTGGAAAGGATTGAATAAACCCGCATCATTACGGGATATTTTGGGGTGAAGAGGATTATAATCAACTTCTCTGCCCCTTTTTCTCCTAGTGAGCCAGCCGTATCTGCTGTTAGCCAAAATCAGTTCTTCCAACAAAACACACTCATTTAAAACACCCCTAATCTTAGCTAGAAGCTGTCGGGCGTTAGGATGCGGACCAAGTTTGAGGTGCAGTGGTTTGGGGAGTTTTAGGGGGGGATTAAAACCAACAGAAGCGCACACGGGAGGAGGGCGACAGACGAGCGAGTCTCTTGCTCCGCGCGTACTTCGGGTAACCAAAACGAGCTTGGGGGGCTCCCGGAGCTGCGGGTGAGAGCGGAGGGAAGTTGGCGAGTGCCTGAGCCAGCCGGACCAAAAGGGCCGTGGTTATGGTCCTCTGCCCGAGGTGCCTCCGACCCCGGCCGGCACTTCGGGGGCAGTATGCGGCGAGCATTTATTTGCCTGCCGGTTCCCCCCGAGGTCCAGAGGAGCCGCTTTTCTCGCCGACGCTGGGTTCTTGCCGGCTTCAACACGACAGAACCGTCAGGAGAAAGTCCAACAGGCTTAAATACCGGATAATTACCTTGTTCTCCGACGGAGACCCGTTAATTGGAGCGTCCTATAAAcccaaataaattaaatgccCGTTAACTAGTTTCTACATCGCGCGAAATGAGTTTAATTAAGTTTGCATCTGCTCTGCTAATCAATACGAGTATTTACTCCACTTTAACACTTCCACCTCGCGAAATGAGGAGAGGTCAAGCCAGGGGGAGAAAGGGTTAAAAACGCCAGAGCCCAAAAACCAGCAGAGAACCGTCGAGGCggatatttttgttattaaaagcgttaaaaaaaaaaaagcgatgTGCCACCTCCGGGGCCCGCTGCCAAACCGGGCGGCTGCTGGGGTCCAGGAGCCTCCGGGCAGGTCGTGtgttgtcccccccccccccccctccaggtTCTTTCTGGAGGGGGAGGTCGGAcggggtgtgtgtgttttgtgggGCCACCTTTTGGGGCCAGCTCTTGTGCTGAGGGAGCTCCGAGCCTTGTCGCTTTACCCCTACTATAGGGCAGCACGATGTAGGGTGAGGTGCCCAGGGGGAGCCGGGCATCTCCTCACTCACCCCTTGCCCTGAAAACCAGTGTGtagggccgggctgggggctgccgaGACCTAACTCTGCCTCGTCCCTTGTTTGCAGAGGAGGACGGCGAGCTCTACAAGGCCGAGGAGTGCGACCtggactgcagcagcagcagccggccGAGCCGCAGCCCCGACAGCGAGCTGCAGGACGACGAGGAGCTGTGCGGCGaggagagcagcaccagcaccaccacaggCGGCAGCGGCTCGGCGGCTCCCGGAGAGCCCGACCcgggccaccaccaccaccaccacaaccacGCCGAggccaccccgcagccccctcctcagccccagcagccgcccccggcagcccccggcggggggcagcagagccagcaggccAAGCCCAAGAGGAAGCGCACGGGCTCGGACTCCAAGTCGGGGAAGCCCCGGCGGGCTCGGACAGCTTTCACCTACGAGCAGCTGGTGGCGCTGGAGAACAAGTTCAAGTCCACGCGGTACCTGTCGGTGTGCGAGCGCCTCAACCTGGCGCTGTCCCTCAGCCTCACCGAGACGCAGGTGAAGATCTGGTTCCAGAACCGCCGCACCAAGTGGAAGAAGCAGAACCCCGGCGCCGACACCAGCGCGCCcaccggcggcggcggggcgggcggcggggcggggggcggcgggctgGGGGGCGGCCTCAGCCCCCTCAGCCACTCGCCGCCCATGGGCAACCCGCTCTCCATGCACGGGCCCGGCAGCTACGCGGGGCACCCCGCCGGGGGGCTGGTGTGCGCCGCCCAGCTGCCCTtcctgcccagccccgccgTCCTCTCGCCCTTCGTGCTGGGCTCGCAGACTTACGGCGCCCCGGCTTTCTACACCCCGCACCTATAAGCCCGCCGCCGTCCCCACAGACCCCCCCCCTCAGGCGGCCGGGTGGGTCCGGgggggttgtgtgtgtgtgtgagggggaaGCTCCGAGGATGGGACAGAAGGGGAGAAGGGACGGAGCCGCCGTGAGGGGACGGAGCCGCCATGGGGTGACGGGGCTGCCGTGAGGGGACCGGCTGTGAGGGAACGGGGCCGCCGTGAGGTGACGGGGCCGCCGTGAGGGGACGGAGCGACCGTGAGGGGACGATCAACGGTCAGCGATCGCCAGCGGCCACCAACGGTCAACAACGGTCGCCAACGGCCACCAACCGACGAGGCGCGGCCCCTCCGGGCAGCTTCGTCGTCCACAACCGTTTCTACGACCCGTTTTTATACGCGACGTGTATACTGGGCTTctgaggggaggaagaaagccTCCCTCCCCCCTGTACATAGCGGTAGATGTAAATCATCGTtacctgtatatatatatatatatatttccccaCCCCCGATGTGCCCTGTTGCTGtgtctttttggttttgtctttttttttttttttaattatttttgttttcccccgGTCTGGacactcttaaaaaaaaaaaaggactttaaaaAGCTTACGTACCCATTTGACTCTCAGGGTAAAACAGAGAACTATAGTCTTGTCCCTCGACGTTGTTGAGACAACAATGCGCCGTTTCCTTGCCTGATTTCAcgattttttaaaaattattattatttttgcccTCAAGCACAGCCGCCCccggggagggagagggggcggccgccggccccCTTGGTCCCCTCGGggtgggctttttttccccctcacgTCCCGcatttctgtatatttctgGTTGTCACAAAAGTTTTAACTTTATAATTAATGTATAAGGTACGGGAATAACGGTCGAAAGATGATACAGAAAGCACTTTGTTTGCTAAAAACCACTTTAACGCAATCAATAAACTTTAAGGAAACCGCGACTCTACTCTCCGTGGTGCTGTCTCCCTGATTTTCGGGAATTTGTAGGAAAAGTTCCCTCTGGAAAACGCCTGGCACAGGGGCATCTGGAGCGAGGTATCGcattagggttttgtttttcgtTTCGTTTACTCTGGAAACACGTCGTGTGTTTCTGACACACAAATAAACTTTATTCTTCTACGGGAGAGGGCATGTCCCTGCTTAGTTCCCGTGATTGCATTTTCTTAACTGTTTTTGCCGATCTTAATgcaatattaaggaaaaaaaaaaatctttttttttttttttttcttgtagataAACTCCTTTGTTTCCGCAGACGGCGAGTCTGATATTTTGGATTTATGCACGTTTAACAAAGCGGTTCTTCCCTTTAGTTCCCAGcgctttaaaaataaagcaatcttTCCACAGCACTTCCGCTGATTATTTGGGAACTGCTTTCAAAGTCTTCcacaatctttattttatttttttcttaattgcaaagcaaacaaaaggctGACCGCTTTGCCCACCAGCAACCCCCAGCCCGGCGGACCCCCCAGCTCCCGCCGAGGAGAAGCTCCCTGTTTCCACTGTTGCTTTGTTGCTTGCCcgtttcttttgtttttcagcccaGAAACGTGACGGCCGCTTTCCCGGGGTGATTTCACGAAAACAGCGTTTTCTCGAGTCATTTTAGCGGGCACGGGGACGGAGCAGCTGAACACCTCCCTGCCCGGAGGCCCCGGCAGGCTGTGGGCATCCCCGCTGCCTTCCATCTCCCCTCCTTTAGGGCCGTGCAAATGCCAGATGGCTCCCAGCAGACTCGTTTGCCTTTGCTTTAACAGATCTGAAGTGAATTTTCAAGGGAGAACGCTGCGAGTGCTGCTTGGAGCACGGCTCTCCGTGGTTTTACCTGTAGGGAAAACCAGCTGAACAGGGAAATGGATGCTTAGTAGGCTCTTCTGCGCTGTAAAACTATCCTGTTGCTGCCCGGGTTTGAGCAAACACTATGAGCATTTGTGCTCTTAGTTCAGATGGGGCATGACCCAGCTTCATATCAAAGCCTGTCTAAACACAGCGAACTC
It includes:
- the NKX1-1 gene encoding NK1 transcription factor-related protein 1, which gives rise to MNVSRDKVGDISIPAAAAAAVTAPAASLGIGGEPCGLPGEGMESHGEQRLSAGGELPLYSCPGNRDRQGDGQSNTPGQEGAAGALPAVHRTTSFSVLDILDPNKFNSKRRQCGGLYKSGGAQFPLGAEDKPEDSGTELAEQKALAEDFDACKKSAELIKEDGELYKAEECDLDCSSSSRPSRSPDSELQDDEELCGEESSTSTTTGGSGSAAPGEPDPGHHHHHHNHAEQSQQAKPKRKRTGSDSKSGKPRRARTAFTYEQLVALENKFKSTRYLSVCERLNLALSLSLTETQVKIWFQNRRTKWKKQNPGADTSAPTGGGGAGGGAGGGGLGGGLSPLSHSPPMGNPLSMHGPGSYAGHPAGGLVCAAQLPFLPSPAVLSPFVLGSQTYGAPAFYTPHL